The following proteins come from a genomic window of Aspergillus oryzae RIB40 DNA, chromosome 4:
- a CDS encoding glycerophosphodiester phosphodiesterase family protein (predicted protein), producing MQSRSVLICVLLALDILNFTVASLTQRPIYAIAHRVLRNEAVTAALSHGANALEVDLTAWYFGWWADHDGKLFSAGSTARDLFKFIAQKQWTKDYNISFVWLDIKNPDFCRKGRPCSIEALRDLAREILEPAGIRVLYGFFETAESRGFKVIRDGLNSNEAVVLSGETSTILHLYNISGAGIPVKQMVMDFGDSWLRKGVDIYPELRYGSWKRDHGKLGKVFSWTSAQGDTEMVRYLLREAGIDGLIYGYQTDEYNDKSGPKSALKDIVDFVEAHSDTHRMATEDDTPW from the coding sequence ATGCAATCCAGATCGGTACTTATCTGTGTTCTTTTAGCCCTCGACATACTCAATTTTACAGTTGCCTCTTTAACCCAACGACCGATCTACGCGATCGCTCACCGAGTCCTACGAAACGAAGCCGTCACCGCTGCGCTTTCTCATGGTGCGAATGCATTAGAGGTTGACTTAACAGCGTGGTACTTCGGCTGGTGGGCAGACCACGATGGAAAGCTATTCAGTGCTGGTTCTACAGCACGCGACCTCTTCAAGTTCATCGCGCAGAAACAGTGGACGAAAGATTACAACATTTCCTTCGTATGGCTGGATATTAAGAATCCCGATTTCTGCCGAAAAGGTCGACCCTGCTCCATCGAAGCCTTGCGCGATCTAGCTCGAGAGATACTTGAACCAGCAGGTATACGAGTACTTTATGGTTTTTTCGAAACAGCTGAGAGTCGCGGGTTCAAGGTGATCAGAGACGGTTTGAACTCGAACGAAGCCGTTGTTTTGAGTGGGGAGACGAGTACTATCTTGCATTTGTACAACATTTCCGGGGCTGGCATACCAGTTAAGCAGATGGTTATGGATTTCGGGGATTCGTGGCTTAGGAAAGGGGTCGACATCTATCCAGAGCTTCGGTATGGAAGTTGGAAGCGTGATCATGGCAAACTCGGGAAGGTGTTTAGCTGGACTAGTGCGCAAGGGGATACAGAAATGGTGAGGTATCTACTTCGGGAAGCTGGTATTGATGGGCTCATATATGGATATCAGACTGATGAGTATAACGATAAGAGTGGTCCTAAGTCTGCCCTTAAGGATATTGTTGACTTCGTCGAGGCTCATTCGGATACCCATCGAATGGCCACCGAAGATGATACGCCTTGGTAG
- a CDS encoding uncharacterized protein (predicted protein): MHHLTRAMWVRAYYPRVGKGDRLSVTNSRWSLSSAVQFVRQKPRGCYFRIRRELDWGPPDANNTTFNLNQYLPLHSNSTHLTSFLPSATPKMRFIPVALGLMATTSVMANPANVQSVTVQLANDQSGANANVDIPADGNQRSVQALWVKTSVSTNGIVSASSAQLNKFQQTTHCRITQNPNVNAELDAQRTWTQLDQGKVVQLTHAFIVCKD; the protein is encoded by the exons ATGCATCATCTGACGAGAGCTATGTGGGTCAGAGCCTATTATCCACGGGTCGGCAAGGGAGATCGTCTGTCCGTAACGAATAGTAGGTGGTCGTTAAGCTCAGCTGTCCAGTTCGTTCGGCAGAAGCCGAGAGGATGCTATTTCCGCATCCGGCGAGAGCTGGACTGGGG CCCGCCAGACGCGAACAATACAaccttcaacctcaaccagTATCTTCCACTACATTCCAACTCAACACATCTTAcatctttccttccatccGCTACTCCCAAAATGCGGTTCATTCCAGTTGCCCTCGGCCTTATGGCCACCACTAGCGTCATGGCTAATCCTGCCAACGTCCAATCCGTGACTGTCCAGCTGGCCAACGATCAGTCTGGGGCCAACGCCAACGTTGATATCCCTGCCGACGGCAATCAACGCTCCGTCCAGGCTCTCTGGGTTAAAACCTCTGTGTCCACGAACGGCATTGTTTCTGCCTCGAGCGCCCAGCTCAATAAATTCCAGCAAACGACCCATTGCCGAATTACTCAGAACCCCAATGTGAACGCTGAGCTCGATGCGCAGCGCACCTGGACACAGCTTGACCAGGGAAAGGTGGTCCAGCTCACTCACGCATTCATTGTCTGCAAGGACTAG
- a CDS encoding uncharacterized protein (predicted protein) produces MSSVGITPYVGNGNFAFGADITGLQTLLPFNILSSWCWCNDSLPTTANQTEPSDFTGMDWLTHDRLVNYDIQNPAEAEISQWLVANPHRANLGRVGFLYKGNNISSDDITGIRQSLDLYSGILTSEFTLHGQIVSVTTIGDPSSDIIAVDVQSSLLVDGSLRLNKFEAPFVGNWTAVSEHTTALNIITENEAAIGHSLGGTTYYNTIEWEQTGQITGPFHGTHRYLLQPTGKTNRFTVSTEFSASSRTSIKPFAAVKEASIHWWAQHWESGAFVDLTESGSSDAEELQRRIILSQYLLAVNSAGKDPPQESGLQNNGWYGKFHLEMVFWHLGHWARWNKWDMLDRSLGVYSRFLPSSIERAKRQGYAGARLGKMSDPSGASAPGSQNALLIWQQPHPMYFAELEYRSSPNVETLKKWDYILDELATWMVSYAWWNVSTQVYDLGPPMYPSSENTSPNSTYNPTFELAYWRFGLKIASDWKTRQGILVPESWTRVLNNLAPLPIVDGAYSICADLPDMWNKSSYTSDHPSQIAVYGLLLPTEGVDPSTVNATMDLIAQTWNFTASYGWDFPMLAMTSLRLGNVDQAVEYLLHSNFQFDDVGNPVGTVVPTPYFPASSAFLLAVAMMAGGWDGDEGIHFPKSWGAKVEGLSDHTLKRHNDNFILISIKTKDRKGLSISIECTSSQSTICSSSSPGVSLAASSPRGTTRARMVLGIAVTRRRPMLSFIFACLWLSA; encoded by the exons ATGTCGTCCGTCGGTATAACCCCATAC GTCGGCAACGGCAATTTCGCCTTCGGAGCCGACATCACCGGCTTGCAGACATTGCTTCCTTTCAACATACTTTCTTCATGGTGTTGGTGCAACGACTCTCTACCAACAACCGCTAACCAGACAGAGCCATCAGACTTCACTGGCATGGACTGGTTGACACATGACCGCCTTGTGAACTATGATATACAGAACCCGGCCGAAGCAGAGATTTCCCAGTGGCTAGTTGCCAATCCACATCGGGCCAATCTTGGCCGGGTAGGGTTCCTCTATAAGGGAAACAATATCTCTAGTGACGATATCACTGGAATAAGGCAGAGTCTTGATCTGTATAGCGGCATTTTGACATCGGAGTTTACCCTGCATGGACAAATTGTTTCTGTTACGACAATTGGAGATCCCTCTTCTGATATCATTGCTGTTGATGTGCAATCCTCGCTGTTGGTGGATGGCTCCTTGA GACTGAACAAGTTTGAGGCTCCATTTGTAGGTAACTGGACTGCAGTATCGGAGCATACTACTGCCTTGAATATTATtacagaaaatgaagctGCGATCGGACACTCACTGGGGGGCACGACATACTATAACACCATCGAGTGGGAACAGACAGGCCAGATAACAGGCCCTTTTCATGGGACACACCGATATCTACTCCAACCTACTGGAAAGACGAATCGATTCACAGTCAGTACCGAGTTTTCTGCATCCTCAAGAACGAGTATAAAGCCGTTCGCCGCTGTCAAAGAAGCCTCCATTCACTGGTGGGCTCAACACTGGGAATCTGGCGCATTTGTAGACCTAACGGAATCAGGCTCTTCAGACGCAGAGGAACTGCAGCGCCGTATTATTCTGTCACAGTACCTGCTCGCCGTGAACAGTGCCGGTAAGGATCCTCCCCAAGAATCTGGTCTCCAAAACAATGGCTGGTACGGCAAATTCCACCTTGAGATGGTATTCTGGCATCTGGGCCACTGGGCGCGGTGGAATAAATGGGATATGTTAGATCGCAGTCTTGGTGTATATTCCCGGTTTCTACCCTCGTCTATCGAGCGTGCAAAAAGGCAAGGATACGCTGGTGCGCGACTGGGGAAAATGAGTGATCCATCCGGGGCATCGGCTCCTGGATCACAAAATGCCTTACTTATCTGGCAGCAACCACACCCGATGTATTTTGCTGAGCTGGAGTATCGCTCGTCACCGAACGTCGAAACTCTGAAAAAATGGGATTATATCCTGGACGAGCTCGCGACGTGGATGGTTTCTTATGCGTGGTGGAACGTGTCTACTCAAGTATATGACCTTGGTCCACCGATGTATCCATCATCGGAGAATACGAGTCCCAATTCAACATACAACCCGACCTTCGAACTGGCCTATTGGAGGTTTGGTCTCAAGATTGCCTCGGACTGGAAAACTCGACAGGGAATCTTGGTTCCTGAATCTTGGACTCGAGTGCTCAATAATCTTGCACCATTGCCCATAGTTGATGGCGCATACTCCATCTGTGCTGATCTGCCGGATATGTGGAATAAGAGTAGCTACACATCCGACCATCCCAGCCAGATTGCAGTCTATGGGCTTTTACTGCCTACAGAAGGTGTAGATCCATCAACTGTGAACGCTACCATGGATCTAATTGCCCAAACATGGAATTTCACGGCTTCTTATGGATGGGATTTCCCGATGCTAGCCATGACATCGCTTCGTTTGGGCAATGTTGATCAGGCTGTTGAGTATTTACTCCACTCTAACTTTCAGTTCGATGATGTGGGTAATCCTGTGGGGACGGTGGTCCCGACGCCATATTTCCCAGCGTCCTCAGCCTTTCTGCTTGCGGTTGCAATGATGGCTGGTGGGTGGGACGGTGATGAGGGAATACATTTTCCAAAGAGCTGGGGAGCGAAAGTTGAGGGACTTTCG GACCATACACTTAAGCGTCACAATGATAACTTCATTCTGATCTCAATTAAAACTAAGGACCGCAAAGGTTTATCCATCTCAATAGAGTGTACATCTTCACAAAG CACCATCTGTTCTTCGAGCAGCC CTGGGGTATCGTTGGCAGCCTCCTCGCCTCGGGGAACAACCCGAGCAAGAATGGTGCTGGGTATAGCAGTAACAAGGAGGAGGCCGATGTTGAGCTTCATTTTTGCTTGTCTATGGCTGTCA GCTTAA
- a CDS encoding uncharacterized protein (non-ribosomal peptide synthetase modules and related proteins), which translates to MKVSIVRDQSSSSSTWVYRLGDRQSLSAWNLPIPSVAKSTVPELIHEMALKQPQAAAICSWGGNLTYDQLNRLSHALMTRLKKHGVAPGVFVPLCLEKSMWMGLAMIAVMKAGGAFALLDPSYPLSRLRQMCEAVKSSLVVSTNQTHSLASQLGLGVLVIDEEDPHLLLQRVRTCDVTGPIARCSAQNPMYATFTSGSTGAPKGVVVEQGGYTTSATAHAEQYNFTSHSRVLQFASPGFDSCIIEHISTLIKGGCVCVPDVDECRSRLAQTINKYSVNNVCLTPSVARILSPADLPILQDLAFVGEAVLNGDIARWKPFVHVRNAYGPAECSAVFSVQPTLTEHDPKNIGLPTGGVGWVVHPEDPQILMPVGSTGELLIEGPIVGPGYLSNPVLTAQSFIHPPKWRGQFGEVHGRMYKTGDLVQNTNTGSFRCLGRKDTQVKLHGQRIELGEIEHLLQSIAFTDAPQVVVDIVQHDNVHPPVNTLTAFICWPATSDGTYDQEPDGGAFLAPNDIFRHSCTVAESRLSSLLPSFMIPNLFLPVRRMPLTPSGKLDRRQLRTHAGTLSAETVKSYRVAPCSPQPPSTPEEVLLQSIWAQVLNKNANEVGITESFFNLGGDSVSAMQVGANCQAAGYRVSVADIFQFPTIAQLAHNMKPVSSYHPCVTKEYPEDTWFRLSPIQQLFFELCPNGHNRFTQQFLLRLSRRQDNARIWKAMEAIVRRHSMLRAQFHRPPTGPWVQRIRKYGPDCFVIREHTLQRLDTRIHEILVDSQGLLDIRTGILLVVDIITTATGDQYISLMAHHLVIDLVSWRVLLQDLEDFLATGTLAGLAPLSFQQWCHLQEEYVAEFLEPRKALPGEVPPAPLSYWGGQTLVDRNIWAEAKQYSVAVSEQVTQAILGHANNAFRTRPVELIHAALLYSFLQVFHDRQPPTIFTEGHGREPWDLHIDLSRTVGWFTTLAPVWAPVSKEEDMSTFVLRAKEARRAIPANGWTYFSSRFLHPQGRHYHQGQSPMEILFNYTGLFQQLERRDALLELAAIPDHGIIEMPEDMPRFALIDVSAVVMNGQLNISFMYNRHMRHQARLEKWFHECERAFEDLPKALRGHRQLAPSDFPLLSLGNHGEFEKLITNSFSLVQGSHP; encoded by the exons ATGAAGGTCTCAATCGTTCGAGACCAGTCCTCGAGCTCATCGACTTGGGTGTATAGACTTGGCG ATCGACAAAGTCTCTCTGCCTGGAATTTGCCAATTCCCTCAGTGGCAAAGAGCACAGTACCCGAGCTGATTCACGAGATGGCTCTGAAGCAACCTCAAGCGGCTGCGATTTGTAGCTGGGGAGGCAATCTCACTTATGACCAGCTTAACCGCCTCTCGCATGCTCTTATGACTCGACTCAAGAAACATGGCGTCGCGCCGGGCGTTTTCGTTCCTCTCTGTCTAGAGAAGTCAATGTGGATGGGACTTGCGATGATAGCAGTCATGAAGGCTGGCGGAGCGTTTGCCTTACTCGATCCATCGTATCCGCTAAGCAGGCTTCGCCAGATGTGTGAGGCTGTCAAATCATCATTAGTGGTCAGCACGAATCAGACCCATAGCCTCGCGTCACAACTCGGCCTTGGGGTTCTAGTgatcgatgaggaagatcCTCATTTGCTTCTTCAGCGGGTGCGGACCTGTGATGTTACCGGTCCTATAGCGAGATGCTCTGCCCAAAACCCCATGTACGCTACGTTCACCTCTGGCTCTACAGGGGCCCCAAAAGGCGTGGTGGTAGAGCAAGGAGGGTACACGACGAGTGCTACAGCCCATGCGGAACAATACAATTTTACATCCCATTCCCGTGTTCTGCAATTCGCCTCTCCGGGATTCGATTCATGTATCATTGAGCATATTAGTACGCTTATTAAGGGTGGATGCGTCTGCGTTCCAGATGTTGATGAGTGCCGCAGCCGCCTCGCGCAGACTATCAATAAGTATTCTGTGAACAACGTTTGCCTCACACCGTCTGTAGCACGGATCCTCTCACCGGCAGACCTTCCTATACTTCAGGACCTTGCTTTTGTCGGGGAGGCTGTCCTCAATGGCGACATTGCACGGTGGAAGCCATTTGTTCATGTGCGAAACGCATATGGTCCAGCAGAATGCTCGGCTGTGTTTAGTGTTCAGCCAACCCTGACCGAGCATGATCCGAAAAATATTGGCTTGCCTACGGGCGGCGTCGGTTGGGTCGTGCACCCTGAGGACCCTCAGATCTTGATGCCAGTGGGTAGTACAGGCGAGCTGTTAATCGAAGGCCCAATTGTTGGACCCGGATATCTTTCCAACCCTGTGCTGACAGCCCAGAGCTTTATTCATCCCCCGAAGTGGAGGGGGCAGTTTGGTGAAGTCCATGGCCGCATGTATAAGACCGGTGACTTGGTACAAAACACAAATACTGGAAGCTTTCGCTGTTTAGGGCGCAAAGACACCCAAGTTAAGCTCCACGGGCAGCGCATTGAGTTAGGTGAAATAGAGCACCTTTTGCAATCCATTGCTTTTACCGATGCTCCACAGGTTGTTGTAGACATAGTACAGCACGATAATGTCCACCCTCCAGTAAACACACTTACTGCATTTATCTGTTGGCCAGCCACGTCAGATGGTACTTATGATCAAGAGCCGGATGGTGGTGCTTTCCTGGCTCCTAACGACATCTTCCGCCACTCATGTACAGTTGCCGAGTCCCGATTATCGAGTTTGCTGCCATCCTTCATGATCCCCAACCTCTTTCTTCCCGTTCGCCGCATGCCATTAACACCCAGTGGAAAGTTGGACCGTCGTCAGCTACGAACACACGCTGGTACACTCTCTGCTGAAACCGTGAAATCTTACCGAGTGGCGCCGTGCTCGCCACAGCCTCCTTCCACCCCCGAGGAAGTCCTCCTGCAAAGCATATGGGCGCAGGTCCTGAACAAGAACGCCAACGAGGTTGGTATAACTgagagcttcttcaaccttgGTGGAGATTCCGTCAGCGCCATGCAAGTTGGGGCCAACTGCCAAGCTGCTGGCTATCGAGTCAGTGTGGCCGACATATTTCAATTTCCCACCATAGCTCAATTGGCACACAATATGAAACCGGTCAGTAGCTATCATCCTTGTGTCaccaaagaatatccagaagataCCTGGTTTCGGCTCTCCCCCATCCAGCAATTGTTCTTTGAGTTATGCCCAAATGGGCATAATCGGTTTACCCAACAATTCCTACTCCGCCTTTCGAGGCGTCAGGACAACGCTCGTATCTGGAAGGCAATGGAGGCAATTGTACGTCGACATTCTATGTTGCGGGCTCAGTTCCACCGCCCACCTACTGGACCTTGGGTGCAAAGGATACGTAAATATGGTCCAGACTGTTTTGTCATTCGAGAACATACCTTACAGCGCCTTGACACTAGAATCCATGAGATATTAGTGGACAGTCAAGGCTTGCTAGACATCAGGACTGGAATATTacttgttgttgatatcataACAACTGCAACAGGCGACCAGTACATATCGCTGATGGCACATCATCTTGTGATAGACCTTGTGTCTTGGCGCGTCCTCCTACAAGATCTGGAAGACTTCTTAGCCACAGGTACCTTAGCAGGTCTGGCCCCTCTGTCCTTTCAGCAATGGTGCCATCTACAGGAAGAGTATGTTGCCGAATTTCTTGAGCCGCGAAAAGCATTGCCGGGTGAGGTCCCTCCAGCACCACTGTCTTATTGGGGTGGACAGACGTTGGTAGACAGGAATATTTGGGCAGAGGCAAAGCAGTATTCCGTCGCTGTCTCAGAACAGGTGACACAGGCAATTTTGGGTCATGCTAACAATGCCTTTCGCACTCGCCCAGTCGAGTTGATTCACGCTGCCCTGTTGTACTCATTTCTCCAAGTATTCCATGATCGACAACCTCCCACTATATTTACAGAAGGCCATGGTCGTGAGCCGTGGGATTTACACATCGACCTATCCCGCACAGTCGGTTGGTTCACGACTTTGGCTCCTGTATGGGCCCCGGTGagcaaggaggaagacatgTCCACATTTGTGCTGCGAGCCAAAGAGGCACGTCGTGCAATTCCAGCGAATGGATGGACATATTTTTCCTCGCGCTTTCTGCACCCCCAAGGCCGCCACTACCATCAGGGACAGTCGCCAATGGAGATCCTGTTTAATTACACAGGATTGTTCCAGCAACTGGAGCGTCGAGATGCACTTCTGGAGCTTGCTGCAATCCCTGACCATGGGATCATTGAGATGCCAGAGGATATGCCTCGTTTTGCCCTCATCGATGTCTCTGCAGTGGTAATGAATGGCCAACTCAACATTTCATTCATGTATAATCGACACATGCGTCACCAAGCCAGGCTTGAGAAATGGTTCCACGAATGTGAGAGGGCATTCGAGGACCTACCAAAAGCGCTCCGAGGGCATCGACAACTTGCTCCTTCCGACTTTCCACTCTTGTCGCTAGGCAACCATGGCGAATTCGAGAAATTGATTA CCAACTCATTCTCACTTGTACAAGGCTCGCACCCCTAG
- a CDS encoding ABC transporter ATP-binding protein (multidrug/pheromone exporter, ABC superfamily): MESSSSLPANHNVGGDNIDRPQQPQGDGGNRSSSLKSYIPVRKLDETSVGTVTNAITGLSNTIQQSVSDRLAILFQSLALLVAAYAVAFRYSWALTLVVSSAILFVLVGLSITVPIIVKAQQMVDRADEKQAAVAAEVFSAIRTVLALGAEVPLSHKYSSWVKEARKRAARTCPVTGIHLALLFFAMYSSYALAFWFGLKLYREGHIANVNTVIVVFFSVLLVVTVLGGIASPLMAITKATSASGPFFDVIDADRVSTTGLGSSEASSQEDIFFDSVSFAYPTRPDTQVLRDFTAHFQRGNTTALVGPSGSGKSTVVALIERWYQLRNTSLSEESPTAQGRIHVGKHNINDLDIKWWRSQIGLVEQEPVLFNESVYTNVAFGLIGTPWEHEPEPVKMDLVVTACRDAFANEFIDRLPLGGITLSGGQRQRLAIARSIVSNPSILILDEATSSIDIRGEKVVQAALDRVSRDRTTIMIAHRLSTVIRADHIIVIKDGSKSEEGTHQTLMDRRGVYYSLVHAQQLEVVSMDATTAIEQLSHSLPEETKLEAYAADGYEVTDSEEVVRKKGERGAIRTLWHIIREQKTHWPIFALTVIGTMGAGSAFAFQSWLFAKLVQVFQFTGNKLAEAANFWSLMFFILALAMGLFYFDVGYASTSFSMHIAANYRQDYFQSILHKPVSYYDQEENSSGTLMARLSTDPKQLQELFGVNGVFPLISIFSLVGCVAISFSFGWKLAAVAFFAALPFILLASYFRIQYEVQFEGMNAEVYAESSKFATEAIRAFRTVTALTMEDTILQRYSNLLCQQRVRAIRKAWLATVVVAFSDSIDLCAMALTFWYGGQLLASREYDPVAFFVVYIAIIQGGQSAGQFLSFGPNMAQTTASARRILETRSAFNERDNDRTHFEQLTAGITPFHQADVCCRDLTFQYPSRGGPVFTGMNFSIRSGQYVAIVGPSGCGKSTIVSLLERFYDPTKGSIEFAGRDIRFYPLASYRRALSLVSQEPKLFEGTIRENLLLGLEPGDDGELEPSREARMIEACKDAELHDFTTSLPEGYSTSLGINAQLSLSGGQKQRLCIARALIRRPRLLLLDEATSSLDSQSERLIQKALERLAARKTMTIIAVAHRLATIQKADLILVCGEGEPGRGSVIIERGTHTELLQRQGVYWQMCQVQSLDSHTY, translated from the exons ATGGAgtcctcgtcttccttgcctgCAAATCATAATGTCGGAGGAGATAACATTGATCGCCCGCAGCAGCCCCAGGGGGATGGTGGTAATCGttcatcctccttgaaaAGCTACATA CCCGTCCGTAAGCTGGACGAAACGTCCGTTGGGACAGTGACCAATGCTATTACAGGCTTGTCAAATACAATCCAACAGAGCGTATCTGATCGCTTGGCAATCCTGTTCCAGTCTCTCGCTCTATTGGTGGCCGCCTATGCTGTGGCCTTCCGGTATTCGTGGGCATTGACCTTGGTCGTTAGCTCCGCTATACTGTTTGTGCTTGTGGGGCTCAGTATTACTGTTCCCATCATTGTCAAGGCACAGCAAATGGTGGATCGCGCCGACGAGAAGCAAGCCGCCGTTGCAGCGGAGGTCTTCAGTGCGATCCGTACAGTCCTGGCTCTTGGGGCAGAAGTCCCGCTGTCCCACAAATACTCTTCCTGGGTGAAAGAGGCTCGTAAACGTGCTGCTCGAACATGCCCAGTCACTGGAATTCATCTAGCACTGCTTTTCTTCGCTATGTATTCCAGTTATGCCTTGGCCttttggtttgggttgaAGCTATATCGCGAGGGCCATATTGCAAACGTCAACACTGTCATTGT GGTATTTTTCTCCGTGCTATTAGTGGTCACTGTATTGGGAGGGATCGCGTCTCCACTAATGGCAATCACCAAGGCCACAAGTGCCTCTGGCCCGTTTTTCGATGTAATTGATGCAGATCGCGTTTCGACGACAGGGCTCGGAAGCTCGGAAGCTTCCAGTCAggaggatatcttctttgaCTCAGTTAGCTTTGCGTATCCAACTCGTCCGGATACACAGGTGTTGCGGGACTTTACCGCCCACTTTCAGAGGGGAAATACAACTGCTCTTGTAGGTCCTTCAGGCTCCGGAAAAAGTACCGTCGTAGCTCTCATCGAGCGTTGGTATCAACTTCGGAACACCAGCTTGTCAGAGGAGAGTCCGACGGCGCAGGGCCGAATTCATGTGGGTAAGCATAATATCAACGACCTGGACATAAAATGGTGGAGGTCACAGATCGGCTTAGTCGAGCAAGAGCCTGTTCTGTTCAATGAATCTGTCTATACCAATGTGGCCTTTGGCCTAATAGGAACGCCATGGGAGCACGAGCCGGAGCCCGTGAAGATGGATTTGGTGGTGACAGCATGCCGCGACGCCTTTGCCAACGAGTTTATAGACAGACTACCTCTT GGTGGCATCACACTGAGTGGAGGACAGCGCCAACGTTTAGCAATCGCACGAAGCATTGTCTCTAACCCATCAATTCTAATCCTGGACGAGGCAACGAGCTCAATCGATATACGAGGTGAGAAAGTCGTTCAGGCGGCCCTAGATCGGGTGTCTAGAGATCGAACAACTATTATGATTGCGCATCGCCTTTCCACCGTCATTCGAGCAGATCATATAATCGTGATCAAGGATGGCTCTAAATCAGAGGAGGGTACGCATCAGACATTGATGGATCGTCGTGGAGTGTACTACAGCCTCGTACATGCGCAGCAACTGGAGGTTGTGTCGATGGATGCTACTACAGCAATCGAACAGCTGTCCCATAGTCTCCCTGAGGAGACCAAACTTGAAGCTTACGCCGCTGACGGTTACGAAGTTACTGACAGCGAGGAGGTCGTcaggaaaaagggagaacGAGGTGCAATCCGTACGCTGTGGCATATCATACGCGAGCAAAAGACACACTGGCCCATATTTGCTCTGACCGTTATCGGAACAATGGGTGCTGGCT CTGCCTTTGCGTTTCAGAGCTGGCTTTTTGCAAAGCTCGTTCAGGTGTTTCAATTCACCGGCAACAAGTTGGCTGAGGCAGCGAACTTTTGGTCCCTGATGTTTTTTATTCTGGCCCTCGCGATGGGCCTATTCTACTTCGATGTAGGCTATGCTTCCACATCTTTTTCAATG CATATTGCGGCAAACTACCGTCAAGACTACTTTCAGAGCATCCTACACAAGCCCGTATCATATTAtgaccaggaagaaaattCCTCCGGTACCCTCATGGCCAGGCTATCAACAGACCCAAAACAGCTACAAGAGTTGTTTGGCGTCAATGGGGTTTTCCCACTTATCTCGATTTTCAGTCTCGTGGGATGCGTTGCTATCTCATTCAGCTTCGGCTGGAAATTAGCTGCAGtagctttctttgctgccttgCCCTTCATCTTGCTAGCCTCGTATTTTCGTATTCAATATGAAGTACAATTTGAGGGCATGAATGCAGAGGTTTACGCCGAAAGCTCTAAGTTCGCCACGGAGGCCATTCGTGCCTTTCGAACTGTTACTGCACTCACGATGGAAGACACCATCCTGCAGCGATACTCTAATCTGTTGTGTCAACAGAGGGTCCGGGCTATTCGCAAGGCTTGGCTTGCCACGGTCGTGGTTGCGTTCTCTGATAGCATAGATCTGTGCGCTATGGCGCTTACTTTCTG GTATGGTGGTCAGCTTCTTGCCTCTCGTGAATATGATCCAGTGGCGTTCTTCGTTGTTTACATTGCTATTATCCAAGGCGGGCAGTCAGCAGGTCAGTTTCTTAGCTTCGGTCCTAATATGGCACAGACGACCGCATCTGCAAGACGCATATTAGAGACCAGATCTGCCTTCAATGAGCGGGACAATGATCGGACCCACTTTGAACAATTGACAGCTGGTATCACGCCCTTCCACCAGGCTGATGTGTGCTGCCGAGATCTGACCTTCCAGTATCCATCTCGGGGTGGACCTGTCTTTACCGGCATGAACTTCAGCATCCGCAGTGGCCAGTACGTTGCAATTGTTGGCCCATCAGGCTGTGGTAAATCAACCATCGTCTCTCTCTTGGAGCGATTTTACGACCCTACCAAGGGTAGCATAGAATTTGCAGGCCGAGATATCCGATTTTACCCACTCGCTTCCTATCGTCGAGCATTATCTCTCGTCTCTCAAGAGCCCAAGCTCTTCGAAGGGACTATTCGGGAAAACCTTCTCTTGGGCCTCGAACCGGGGGACGATGGAGAGCTTGAACCATCGAGAGAAGCCCGGATGATAGAAGCGTGCAAAGATGCTGAACTTCATGACTTTACTACATCTCTTCCCGAAGGCTACTCCACCTCACTGGGAATTAATGCGCAATTATCCCTCAGTGGTGGTCAAAAACAGCGGCTATGTATTGCGCGTGCTCTGATACGTAGACCGCGGCTactccttctggacgaagcAACGTCAAGTCTCGATTCGCAGTCTGAGAGGCTTATACAAAAGGCCCTAGAGCGATTGGCGGCGAGGAAAACGATGACGATCATTGCAGTTGCTCATCGACTGGCCACTATCCAGAAGGCGGACTTGATACTTGTCTGCGGGGAAGGAGAGCCTGGCAGGGGTTCAGTTATTATTGAACGCGGTACTCATACTGAACTATTACAGAGACAGGGCGTATATTGGCAGATG TGCCAGGTTCAATCCCTGGATAGCCATACGTATTGA